The proteins below come from a single Plantactinospora sp. KBS50 genomic window:
- a CDS encoding TOMM precursor leader peptide-binding protein: MNGTAVSAGGSPAAAPTDELICAELARLLARRGCPVEVVPLGVRDELGTPEPAVPAPAPAGPAVPPAGPSGPAAGYPRVLLYGQLALLGPVPPAAACATCLARRWQAVRHRDLRDAVELGGPSVAVNPWPYATAFAADFLHALIEAHRGAAQPGPGTSAGAGPATVCQVDLRTLHVLRVPLVPDPGCPACGTGLPDAPELAEIKLGPTPTCVPGTFRGTDLDDYPLAVEAFANPVCGALGSTLWQDLTSLSTSPAVGSFTLRTGRYLRETLYGGHADGYRRSARIAVLEGLERAAGLRPRGKRTTVTASLTELGEDALDPRTCGMYTEEFYRANPYVHRFDPDRPISWVWGWTLRDQRPVLVPEILVYYHAANVQERFVQETSNGCASGGSIVEAVYHGLMEAVERDAFLLAWYGARSLPEIDPASIERPRIRMMIDRLAMYGYRARFFDTRITFDIPVVTAVAVREDGGPGTLAFGGGASLDPQAAITAALCEIATDSVMVRVRAAADEPRLRGMVTDFAKVQGLHDHPLLYGLPEMARHAAFLLERGPRPAPMAELYGRDRPAPPVSGDLRDDLEHCLEAVTGRGFDVIAVDQTSPEQRDLGLHTASVIVPGLLPIDFGWLRQRAPHAPRLRTAFREAGLLDRDLYEHEVHAVPHPFP; the protein is encoded by the coding sequence ATGAACGGCACCGCGGTGTCGGCGGGCGGCTCCCCGGCCGCCGCGCCCACCGACGAGCTGATCTGCGCCGAGCTGGCGCGGCTGCTGGCGCGGCGCGGTTGCCCGGTCGAGGTGGTGCCGCTGGGGGTGCGCGACGAACTGGGCACGCCCGAACCGGCCGTACCCGCTCCGGCGCCGGCCGGCCCGGCCGTACCGCCGGCAGGTCCGTCCGGCCCGGCCGCCGGATACCCCCGGGTGCTGCTGTACGGGCAGTTGGCCCTGCTCGGGCCGGTGCCGCCGGCGGCGGCCTGCGCGACCTGCCTGGCGCGGCGCTGGCAGGCGGTGCGGCACCGCGACCTGCGGGACGCGGTGGAACTCGGCGGGCCGAGCGTCGCGGTCAACCCGTGGCCGTACGCGACCGCGTTCGCGGCGGACTTCCTGCACGCCCTCATCGAGGCGCACCGCGGCGCCGCGCAGCCCGGTCCCGGCACCAGCGCCGGTGCCGGCCCGGCCACCGTCTGCCAGGTCGACCTGCGCACGCTGCACGTGCTGCGGGTCCCGCTGGTGCCGGACCCGGGCTGCCCGGCCTGCGGCACCGGCCTGCCGGACGCCCCCGAACTCGCCGAGATCAAGCTCGGCCCGACGCCCACCTGCGTGCCCGGCACGTTCCGCGGCACGGACCTGGACGACTACCCGCTGGCGGTCGAGGCGTTCGCCAACCCGGTCTGCGGCGCGCTCGGCAGCACGCTGTGGCAGGACCTCACCTCGCTGTCCACCTCCCCGGCGGTCGGTTCCTTCACCCTGCGCACCGGCCGGTACCTGCGCGAGACGCTGTACGGCGGGCACGCCGACGGCTACCGGCGCAGCGCCCGGATCGCGGTGCTGGAGGGGCTGGAACGGGCCGCCGGGCTGCGCCCGCGGGGCAAGCGCACGACGGTCACCGCGAGCCTGACCGAACTGGGCGAGGACGCCCTCGACCCGCGCACCTGCGGGATGTACACCGAGGAGTTCTACCGGGCCAACCCGTACGTGCACCGGTTCGACCCGGACCGGCCGATCAGCTGGGTGTGGGGCTGGACGCTGCGCGACCAGCGGCCGGTGCTGGTACCGGAGATCCTGGTCTACTACCACGCGGCGAACGTGCAGGAGCGGTTCGTCCAGGAGACCTCGAACGGCTGCGCCTCCGGCGGGTCCATCGTGGAGGCGGTCTACCACGGCCTGATGGAGGCGGTCGAGCGGGACGCGTTCCTGCTGGCCTGGTACGGCGCACGGTCGCTGCCGGAGATCGACCCGGCCAGCATCGAGCGGCCGCGGATCCGGATGATGATCGACCGGCTGGCCATGTACGGCTACCGGGCCAGGTTCTTCGACACCCGGATCACCTTCGACATCCCGGTGGTGACCGCGGTGGCCGTCCGCGAGGACGGCGGGCCGGGCACGCTCGCCTTCGGCGGCGGCGCGAGCCTCGACCCGCAGGCCGCCATCACCGCGGCGCTGTGCGAGATCGCCACCGACTCGGTGATGGTCCGGGTCCGGGCCGCCGCCGACGAGCCGCGGCTGCGGGGCATGGTGACCGACTTCGCCAAGGTGCAGGGGCTGCACGACCATCCCCTGCTGTACGGCCTGCCGGAGATGGCCCGGCACGCCGCCTTCCTGCTGGAGCGCGGGCCGCGCCCGGCGCCGATGGCCGAGTTGTACGGGCGGGACCGGCCCGCGCCGCCGGTCTCCGGCGACCTGCGCGACGACCTCGAACACTGCCTGGAGGCGGTGACCGGGCGCGGGTTCGACGTGATCGCCGTCGACCAGACCTCGCCCGAGCAGCGCGACCTCGGCCTGCACACGGCCAGCGTCATCGTCCCCGGACTCCTGCCGATCGACTTCGGCTGGCTGCGCCAGCGCGCACCGCACGCGCCGCGGCTGCGGACGGCGTTCCGCGAGGCCGGCCTGCTCGACCGCGACCTGTACGAGCACGAAGTCCACGCCGTTCCCCACCCGTTCCCGTGA